From Lysinibacillus sp. SGAir0095, the proteins below share one genomic window:
- a CDS encoding helix-turn-helix transcriptional regulator yields MEPIDVFKALSNETRLNILEWLKEPEKHFPKQGAHLPKEVSYKGGVCVGDIQEKAKVSQSTVSSYLNMMQKAGLLESIRHGQWTYYRRNEEFIQQLAKYFKTEI; encoded by the coding sequence ATGGAACCTATTGATGTATTCAAAGCGTTATCGAACGAAACAAGACTCAATATCCTAGAGTGGTTAAAGGAACCCGAGAAGCATTTCCCCAAACAAGGCGCTCACCTTCCAAAGGAGGTAAGTTACAAAGGTGGCGTATGTGTTGGGGATATTCAAGAAAAAGCCAAAGTTTCTCAATCAACGGTTTCTAGCTACTTAAATATGATGCAAAAAGCTGGTCTACTTGAATCAATTCGTCACGGGCAGTGGACATATTATAGACGTAATGAAGAATTCATTCAGCAGCTAGCTAAATACTTCAAAACAGAAATCTAA
- a CDS encoding nitroreductase family protein: protein MNELQIKQFRQAEYDVDPVILNRWSPRSFSEKEVSEEVLMRIFEAARWSPSAMNMQPWRFIIARTKEDREKFHSFILEGNRRWCEKAPVLAVLISDKEDRVHAFDSGTAWGYLSLQAAKEGLVTHAMGGYEKDKARELLNIPETFDLQVVIAIGYQGEKDALPDDLQSREQPSDRRPLKETVFEGTFK from the coding sequence ATGAATGAACTACAAATTAAACAATTCCGTCAAGCCGAATATGACGTTGACCCTGTCATTTTAAATCGTTGGTCACCTCGTTCTTTTTCTGAAAAAGAAGTATCTGAGGAGGTTTTAATGCGCATATTTGAAGCGGCGCGCTGGTCTCCTTCTGCAATGAATATGCAACCATGGCGATTTATTATAGCTCGAACAAAAGAGGATAGAGAAAAATTCCATTCATTTATCTTAGAAGGGAATCGACGGTGGTGTGAAAAAGCTCCAGTGCTAGCCGTTCTTATTTCGGATAAAGAAGATCGTGTTCATGCGTTTGATAGTGGGACTGCTTGGGGTTACTTATCTTTACAAGCTGCAAAAGAAGGATTAGTCACACATGCAATGGGTGGATATGAGAAGGATAAAGCTCGTGAGCTGTTAAATATCCCAGAAACTTTCGATCTTCAAGTGGTTATTGCCATTGGATATCAAGGAGAAAAGGATGCTTTACCAGATGATTTACAAAGTCGTGAACAACCATCCGACCGCAGACCATTAAAAGAAACGGTTTTCGAAGGGACATTTAAATAA
- a CDS encoding LysR family transcriptional regulator: METKWLKSFVVAGKTENFREAANLLFISQPSVTVHIQQLEEYLQIQLFKRDNGKVSLTAEGKFFLKEAGEILSKMEEGKQNLKLFSEKKNVKINIVISPMLVESTLPQIIYQFMIENPTFEVILTVEESERIESLLQNGEANIGIGLTPSNSDFIQNELIHSSPMQFVVPLDQYDDETGVNFDIEELFGTYPFFTNHISSIFPNINLLVKDRFSFVKSISIPQCYIVKRFIKDGLGISFLPKLIIRREMMEGRFNVIPFNEFELPFVKIYMQYKLNDHNTFLIREKILNSYLD; the protein is encoded by the coding sequence TTGGAAACTAAATGGTTAAAGTCTTTTGTGGTTGCAGGTAAAACAGAAAACTTTAGGGAAGCAGCGAATCTCCTATTTATTTCACAGCCATCGGTTACGGTACATATTCAGCAATTAGAAGAATACTTACAAATTCAATTGTTTAAGAGGGATAATGGGAAGGTTTCTTTGACTGCGGAGGGGAAATTCTTTTTAAAAGAAGCTGGAGAAATATTAAGTAAAATGGAGGAAGGGAAGCAAAATCTAAAGTTATTTTCAGAAAAGAAAAATGTAAAGATTAATATCGTCATATCACCAATGCTAGTTGAATCTACATTACCTCAAATCATTTACCAATTTATGATTGAAAATCCCACCTTTGAAGTGATATTAACGGTTGAAGAATCCGAGAGAATTGAAAGTTTGCTACAAAATGGGGAAGCTAACATAGGAATTGGATTAACTCCAAGTAACAGTGATTTTATACAAAATGAATTAATACATTCTAGTCCAATGCAGTTTGTTGTTCCATTAGATCAATATGATGATGAGACGGGCGTCAACTTTGATATTGAAGAACTCTTCGGTACCTATCCCTTCTTTACAAATCATATTTCAAGTATCTTTCCAAACATAAATTTGTTAGTTAAAGATCGGTTCAGTTTTGTTAAATCAATCTCAATACCTCAATGCTATATTGTCAAAAGGTTTATAAAGGACGGTTTGGGTATTTCCTTTTTACCAAAGCTCATCATCCGCAGAGAAATGATGGAGGGGAGATTCAATGTAATCCCCTTTAACGAATTTGAACTACCTTTTGTAAAAATCTATATGCAATATAAATTAAATGATCATAATACATTCCTGATCAGAGAAAAAATTTTAAACTCTTATTTGGATTAA
- a CDS encoding DMT family transporter has protein sequence MTQKQANWLLATVSLGWGTSYIFMKLLAESVSPFTVIGLRFGIAFLVMTLIFNKKIMKVNTQLLKYSAIVGALLFGIFIALMYGMRTTSASSAGFLTSTTVILVPVLQTILTRKLPRKEIVNGVIFVSIGLALLTIKDNFTFEMGSLLCLVAAFLYAVHIIITNYFVKEVDALQLGIYQLGFACLIALIGSILFDRPTMPNESIEWIAILSLAIICSAYGFVMQPIAQKYTTAENTGFIFSLEPVFSSIFAFIFLNENMGGQGYLGAFLILAGVCVANSPSRAKNPVEIIRE, from the coding sequence GTGACACAAAAACAGGCGAACTGGTTATTGGCAACTGTTTCATTAGGCTGGGGAACTTCTTATATTTTTATGAAGCTTCTAGCAGAATCTGTTTCTCCATTTACCGTGATCGGCTTACGATTTGGTATTGCATTCTTAGTTATGACCTTGATATTTAACAAAAAAATAATGAAAGTAAATACCCAACTATTAAAGTACAGTGCTATAGTCGGTGCTTTGTTGTTTGGAATTTTCATTGCTCTTATGTATGGCATGAGAACAACATCTGCTTCTTCTGCAGGATTCTTAACAAGTACTACAGTCATTTTAGTACCGGTTTTGCAAACAATCCTTACACGGAAATTACCTCGAAAAGAGATTGTTAACGGTGTGATTTTTGTTTCGATTGGTTTAGCATTACTAACTATTAAAGATAACTTTACATTTGAAATGGGTTCTTTATTATGTTTAGTGGCTGCATTTCTATATGCAGTTCACATAATAATTACAAATTACTTTGTCAAAGAAGTTGATGCCTTACAGTTGGGGATATATCAGCTAGGCTTTGCTTGTCTTATTGCTTTAATAGGAAGTATTTTATTTGATAGGCCTACGATGCCAAATGAAAGTATAGAGTGGATTGCAATACTAAGTCTAGCGATTATTTGCTCTGCATATGGTTTTGTCATGCAGCCAATTGCACAAAAATACACAACAGCCGAGAATACAGGTTTTATATTTTCACTAGAACCAGTATTCTCATCCATATTTGCTTTTATTTTCTTAAACGAAAATATGGGAGGACAAGGATATTTAGGGGCTTTCCTCATCCTTGCAGGTGTGTGCGTGGCAAATAGTCCTTCCAGAGCTAAAAATCCGGTCGAGATTATTAGAGAATAG
- a CDS encoding DinB family protein, with the protein MVHAKDVILDQLLANANDPSWYLPFSDSIKNLSEEQAFWKPNEESNSIAEIVQHLLYWNNTWQTRYQKSHVNAVPSIGNNNDSFIIPKNRTFAHLKNRLLEVRLNWQALLSEEKLEREVNGFSGHVKWWQVLGNVSTHNAYHIGQIIYIRKLQNSWEVDTKEAE; encoded by the coding sequence GTGGTTCATGCAAAAGATGTTATATTGGACCAGTTGTTGGCAAATGCGAATGACCCAAGCTGGTACCTACCATTTTCAGACTCAATTAAAAACTTGTCTGAGGAACAAGCATTTTGGAAGCCAAACGAGGAAAGTAATAGTATAGCTGAAATTGTGCAGCACCTACTTTATTGGAATAACACATGGCAAACAAGGTACCAAAAATCCCACGTGAATGCTGTACCTTCCATAGGGAATAATAATGATTCCTTTATTATTCCGAAAAACCGTACATTTGCTCACTTAAAAAACCGACTTTTAGAGGTTCGCTTAAATTGGCAAGCCTTATTATCTGAAGAAAAATTGGAAAGGGAAGTAAATGGTTTTTCTGGTCATGTGAAATGGTGGCAAGTTCTGGGGAATGTGTCAACTCATAACGCATATCATATTGGTCAAATCATTTATATCCGAAAATTGCAAAATAGCTGGGAAGTAGATACAAAAGAAGCAGAATAG
- a CDS encoding YceG family protein yields the protein MSSNYIVSLKETRNPLEDILVPAEERIGYISEKTPVIPIYFYRILGVEGEEENDFNLYKNELFRLDEQLTNYGRYVRFDGPILTPQNNEMSYFKNFIGTSLTQDIPALKKQGLSLFFNSRIFYGHSHYAAIHKSLQQVLDLFLKNESFVNTSKVETFVVKILIWLQRILPKLYPTNMIEKDIPKIIFYGEIKAHEIYFLIFLSLMGMDVLYIHTEPVKEQRFSQIDPTETFSKIMVYSNSFALEPFPLEAKRVRKNTVTFEAKEEIEGFLYGEDVGIFKTRQFESGSTKPITLRTTHDELKILWYEDAKVRPEFQVKNEIVSVPNLFVKVSGTYPQIEEYWKELFELKSTANTVFKEKVDFTPVTYSRQEMYSTSFIFDANGLIEKEKLFKHPLYKFSYLNQTVQDFMVGKMNELIKSDMFLQEMTNDLRIKILMTIITMDKEFLRLVESFDFTGKVPKIVVYDHKPDNFTESDIILLCYFNLVGADILIYTPTNYNNIEAWINQNYFDIHQLPSVQFDMEIPKELPKEKTSFLKRFFKR from the coding sequence ATGAGTTCAAACTATATTGTTTCTTTGAAGGAAACGAGGAACCCCTTAGAGGATATTTTAGTTCCAGCAGAAGAAAGAATCGGATATATAAGTGAAAAAACGCCTGTTATTCCAATTTATTTTTATCGTATACTTGGCGTAGAGGGCGAAGAAGAAAATGATTTTAACTTATATAAAAATGAATTATTTCGACTAGATGAACAGTTAACTAATTATGGGCGTTATGTTCGATTTGATGGTCCTATACTTACACCACAAAATAATGAAATGAGCTATTTTAAGAATTTTATAGGGACTTCCTTAACCCAAGATATTCCAGCGTTGAAAAAACAAGGGTTATCTTTATTTTTTAATTCCCGAATTTTTTACGGACATAGCCACTATGCTGCTATTCATAAATCTTTACAGCAGGTTCTGGATTTATTTCTTAAAAATGAGTCTTTCGTTAATACTTCAAAAGTAGAAACTTTTGTTGTCAAAATATTAATCTGGCTACAGCGTATACTACCAAAACTGTATCCAACGAACATGATTGAAAAGGATATCCCAAAAATCATTTTCTATGGTGAAATCAAAGCCCATGAAATTTATTTCTTAATCTTTCTTTCTTTAATGGGAATGGACGTTTTGTATATTCATACAGAGCCAGTCAAAGAACAAAGGTTTTCTCAAATTGATCCGACTGAAACGTTCTCAAAAATAATGGTATACTCAAATAGTTTTGCACTAGAACCGTTCCCACTTGAAGCAAAAAGAGTAAGAAAGAACACCGTAACCTTTGAAGCAAAAGAAGAAATAGAAGGCTTCTTATATGGGGAAGACGTAGGGATTTTTAAAACGAGGCAATTTGAGTCGGGTTCTACCAAGCCGATTACATTAAGAACTACCCATGATGAACTGAAAATTTTGTGGTATGAAGATGCAAAAGTAAGACCTGAATTTCAGGTGAAAAATGAAATCGTCTCTGTACCGAATTTATTTGTAAAAGTCAGTGGAACGTATCCGCAAATAGAAGAGTACTGGAAAGAGTTGTTTGAACTAAAAAGTACTGCCAATACAGTATTTAAAGAGAAGGTGGATTTCACACCAGTTACTTATTCCAGACAGGAAATGTATTCTACTTCATTTATTTTCGATGCAAATGGGTTAATTGAGAAGGAAAAGCTATTTAAACATCCTTTATACAAATTTTCTTATTTAAATCAAACCGTTCAAGATTTCATGGTTGGTAAAATGAACGAGCTAATTAAGTCGGATATGTTCCTTCAAGAGATGACGAATGATTTAAGAATTAAAATACTAATGACAATTATTACGATGGATAAAGAGTTTTTAAGACTTGTCGAATCCTTTGACTTTACAGGTAAGGTTCCTAAAATAGTTGTTTACGATCATAAACCTGATAACTTCACCGAAAGCGACATTATCCTACTATGCTATTTCAATCTAGTTGGGGCAGATATACTTATTTATACACCAACGAATTACAACAACATTGAAGCATGGATCAATCAAAATTACTTTGATATTCATCAATTGCCGTCTGTTCAGTTCGATATGGAGATTCCAAAGGAACTACCTAAAGAAAAAACAAGTTTTTTAAAAAGATTCTTTAAACGATAA
- a CDS encoding DUF2332 domain-containing protein, with product MDVITKNFQEFAENEAKGSSELYYFLSKRVVEDQDLMEIIRKIPATQPKPNLFFASVHYLVSKSDSPLRNYYPSLTEKPLPVEESFKPFKRFALNYKQHLIELFHSKLVQTNEVKRAAYLYPMFLDINVMTNKPLTLIEIGTSAGLLLCLDVYNYEYKEENQLLTVENVQDSLFIQSENKGEKLPSYIRTRLKINNRIGIDLNLVDLTNEEEYEWMLALIWPEHSERRKQFKEASKITNGIQKELYEGDLLELLPKLIQSTSPEDQIVVFHTHVANQFPVQLKMDFEYLLKELSNDRTIYHVYNNMYDTDIHQDLLENGKVVEEKTFNKADGHGRWFYWK from the coding sequence ATGGATGTAATCACAAAAAATTTTCAGGAATTTGCTGAAAATGAAGCCAAAGGAAGTAGTGAACTTTATTACTTTTTAAGTAAAAGAGTTGTTGAGGATCAAGATTTAATGGAGATTATTAGAAAAATTCCTGCCACGCAGCCTAAACCAAATCTATTTTTCGCATCAGTGCACTACCTTGTATCAAAATCAGATTCACCTCTACGAAATTATTACCCCTCTTTGACCGAAAAACCTTTACCTGTTGAGGAAAGCTTTAAACCTTTTAAAAGATTTGCATTAAATTACAAACAACATTTAATAGAATTGTTCCATTCAAAATTAGTACAGACCAATGAAGTCAAACGAGCTGCTTATTTATATCCTATGTTCTTAGATATTAATGTAATGACCAATAAGCCTTTAACACTCATAGAAATTGGCACAAGTGCCGGACTGTTACTTTGTTTAGATGTTTATAACTACGAATATAAAGAAGAGAATCAATTATTAACTGTTGAAAATGTACAGGATTCTCTCTTCATTCAATCCGAGAATAAGGGTGAAAAATTACCAAGCTATATTCGAACTAGGCTAAAAATCAATAATCGAATCGGGATTGATTTGAATCTTGTCGATTTAACTAACGAGGAGGAATATGAATGGATGCTTGCGCTAATTTGGCCGGAACACTCGGAAAGACGCAAGCAGTTTAAAGAAGCAAGCAAAATTACAAATGGCATCCAAAAAGAGTTGTATGAGGGAGATTTGTTAGAATTATTGCCGAAGCTAATTCAGTCCACTTCACCAGAAGACCAAATTGTAGTATTCCATACTCACGTAGCAAATCAATTTCCAGTTCAATTAAAAATGGACTTTGAGTACCTGCTAAAAGAATTGAGCAATGACCGTACAATCTATCATGTTTATAACAATATGTATGATACAGATATTCATCAGGATTTGTTAGAAAATGGAAAAGTCGTAGAGGAAAAGACGTTTAATAAGGCAGACGGGCATGGTCGATGGTTTTATTGGAAATGA
- a CDS encoding LysR family transcriptional regulator yields the protein MNAYHAFIKVIEKGNFTKAAEELGYTQSAISQMVNSLEKELSTTLILRSRNGITLTPDGEEFLPYIRNLSNSHLELLVKQKEMKGLQSGLIRIGTFSSVACHWLPKLIKDFKQLYPAVHFKIYQGEYTVISNWIREGFVDFGFVNPDAAKNLKTLPLREDEMLAVLPKDNPLTTKSQVTLKELSEEPFILLDEGEINVALSIFSENQFEPNIQFHVHDDYAIMSMIEQGLGISILPKLVLDRCPYGIVTKSISPTISRTISLSYKDKRVLPIASRYFIDFILESLKK from the coding sequence TTGAATGCATATCACGCTTTTATAAAAGTAATAGAAAAAGGGAACTTCACTAAGGCTGCTGAAGAACTCGGGTATACTCAATCTGCCATTAGTCAAATGGTGAATTCATTAGAAAAGGAACTTTCGACAACTCTAATTCTACGCTCTCGAAACGGTATTACACTTACACCAGATGGAGAGGAATTTTTACCGTATATTAGAAATTTAAGTAATTCTCATTTGGAACTGTTAGTGAAACAAAAAGAGATGAAGGGTCTACAAAGCGGTCTTATTCGAATTGGTACATTTTCTAGCGTTGCATGTCATTGGTTACCTAAGCTAATCAAGGATTTTAAACAACTTTATCCTGCTGTTCATTTTAAAATCTATCAAGGTGAATATACTGTTATATCGAATTGGATTAGAGAAGGATTTGTAGATTTTGGTTTTGTTAACCCAGATGCCGCTAAAAATCTCAAAACCCTCCCATTACGTGAAGACGAAATGCTTGCTGTATTACCAAAGGATAATCCCTTAACAACTAAAAGTCAGGTAACATTAAAAGAATTATCTGAAGAACCGTTTATCCTTTTGGATGAAGGGGAAATCAATGTAGCTTTAAGCATTTTTAGTGAAAACCAATTTGAACCTAATATACAATTCCATGTACATGATGATTATGCAATTATGTCGATGATTGAACAAGGTCTAGGAATATCCATACTACCTAAATTAGTCTTGGATCGATGTCCATATGGTATTGTGACAAAATCAATCTCACCTACTATTTCACGCACAATAAGTTTGTCTTACAAAGATAAACGTGTCTTACCAATTGCAAGTAGATATTTTATAGACTTTATTCTTGAAAGTTTAAAAAAATAA
- a CDS encoding DMT family transporter has translation MSIFMILFTLIGGITLSAQSSINGTLSRKAGTIETTFLTFIAGTLFLTIFILFFGNGNILALLDAPKWQLSAAFLGTMYLLLSVMAVPRIGVIATNISGIAGQLVIGVIIDQFGWFNSLVIELDTKRIFALLFMVISLYFIHKGNKRTIKETVA, from the coding sequence ATGAGTATTTTTATGATTTTATTTACATTGATTGGCGGTATCACCTTAAGTGCACAATCATCCATAAACGGTACGTTAAGTCGAAAAGCTGGAACAATTGAAACAACATTTTTAACATTTATTGCAGGAACATTGTTTCTTACTATTTTCATATTATTTTTTGGGAATGGAAATATCCTTGCACTTCTAGACGCACCCAAATGGCAACTAAGTGCAGCATTTTTGGGCACTATGTATTTACTTTTATCTGTTATGGCAGTTCCAAGAATTGGCGTTATTGCAACAAATATCTCTGGTATTGCTGGTCAACTTGTGATTGGCGTAATTATTGATCAGTTTGGATGGTTTAATAGTTTAGTCATAGAATTAGATACTAAACGGATTTTTGCTTTGCTATTTATGGTTATTTCACTTTATTTTATTCATAAAGGGAATAAGCGAACTATCAAGGAAACTGTTGCATAA
- a CDS encoding DUF421 domain-containing protein — MEEMSQILVEFPLVLFLMFIVFRLMGSKELNQSTPIDFAFMVLLTSIGWDVTISQDFPLWFTFVLIILLVAMIYLFDLITSKSKRAEKIIIGEPLLLIEDGEIVEKALKKVRLSEDELLALLRLKGFFLLENIELCYLEFNGDISVKPKEG; from the coding sequence ATGGAAGAAATGAGTCAGATTTTAGTTGAATTTCCGCTAGTTTTATTCTTGATGTTTATCGTTTTTCGTTTGATGGGAAGTAAAGAATTAAACCAATCGACCCCGATTGACTTTGCGTTTATGGTACTTTTGACAAGTATTGGCTGGGATGTGACGATTAGCCAGGATTTTCCTTTATGGTTTACGTTCGTGTTAATTATTTTATTAGTGGCGATGATCTATCTATTTGATTTAATTACTAGTAAGTCAAAAAGAGCAGAAAAAATCATAATCGGAGAACCCCTTCTCCTTATCGAAGACGGGGAAATCGTTGAGAAGGCCTTAAAAAAGGTACGACTTTCAGAAGATGAGCTACTGGCACTTTTACGATTAAAAGGCTTTTTTTTACTAGAGAATATAGAACTATGCTATCTAGAATTTAACGGAGATATATCAGTGAAACCAAAAGAGGGATAA
- a CDS encoding toxic anion resistance protein: protein MEVENLKVQLPNEIEQKTNEIKSNVQNSPEILAIIQQLDIENLNSLVSFGSQSTVEISRFSDMILSSIRRTKIDEAKELSLQLSRIMDAFNLNDFKKEKKTGFFQKLFNKAKDTMEIIYRKYETMQTDVEKVGITLKKYETEILKENDQLESMFHHNLAYYEELQKYILAGKQAIQELSTKQIPQWEENVRVSGNQLDQLKLQTLLQAKQMLDQRIYDLQLAENIALQSLPMIKVTQMGNDELVRKINASFIITLPLFKQALAQTVALKRQQVRDKAQQALDARTNELLLQNAENAALQEKVMARLKSGNLIQLETLEKTWGTIMQGIEDVKQIYTKSVEDRKVGTDKLTELKKRFEQKMEK, encoded by the coding sequence ATGGAAGTAGAAAATTTAAAAGTTCAATTGCCGAACGAAATTGAGCAAAAAACAAATGAAATCAAAAGCAATGTACAAAATTCTCCTGAAATACTAGCCATAATACAACAGCTGGATATCGAAAATCTAAATTCACTTGTATCATTTGGTAGTCAATCGACAGTCGAGATTTCAAGATTTTCCGATATGATATTAAGTTCAATTCGGCGAACTAAAATCGATGAAGCAAAAGAATTATCTCTGCAGCTCAGTAGAATCATGGATGCTTTCAATTTAAATGATTTTAAAAAAGAGAAAAAAACTGGCTTTTTTCAAAAACTGTTCAATAAAGCGAAAGATACTATGGAAATTATTTATAGAAAGTATGAAACAATGCAGACAGATGTAGAAAAGGTAGGCATTACGTTAAAGAAATATGAAACGGAAATATTAAAGGAAAATGATCAGCTAGAATCCATGTTTCATCATAATCTAGCTTATTATGAAGAGCTTCAAAAGTATATATTGGCTGGCAAGCAAGCTATTCAGGAGCTTTCCACAAAGCAGATCCCGCAGTGGGAAGAGAATGTAAGAGTCTCGGGCAATCAATTAGACCAATTAAAACTCCAAACCTTACTTCAAGCAAAACAAATGCTTGATCAGAGAATATATGACTTACAGTTAGCAGAGAATATTGCACTTCAAAGTCTTCCAATGATAAAGGTCACACAAATGGGAAATGATGAATTGGTTCGTAAAATAAATGCTTCGTTTATTATTACCCTTCCATTATTTAAGCAAGCCTTAGCTCAAACAGTAGCATTAAAACGCCAGCAAGTAAGAGATAAAGCACAGCAAGCACTGGATGCGAGAACGAATGAATTATTATTACAGAATGCTGAAAATGCTGCTTTACAAGAAAAAGTGATGGCTCGATTAAAAAGTGGAAACCTCATTCAACTGGAAACCCTGGAAAAGACATGGGGAACAATCATGCAGGGGATTGAAGACGTGAAACAAATATATACTAAGTCAGTTGAGGACCGTAAAGTGGGGACAGATAAATTAACAGAGTTAAAGAAACGTTTTGAACAAAAAATGGAAAAGTAA
- a CDS encoding DMT family transporter, with protein MNNSYIKYVIALLLFGSNGIVASYILLDSYEIVYLRTLIGSIFLIFVFLLAKQKVHFWKNKLHILYLVISGVAMGASWLFLFEAYAEIGVSIATLAYYCGPVIVMILSPILFREKMTSAKLLGFVSVIIGMLCVNWNAFTQGEISWGLIYGMLAALMYVVMVIFNKKAISITGVENATCQLVISFLTVAIFMILKQGISVSILEGNLIPILILGVINTGIGCYLYFSSIGGLPVQSVSILGYLEPLSALIFSACILGEKLGFVQITGAVLILGGAAFGELFRSKNIMKENIGEN; from the coding sequence TTGAACAATAGTTATATAAAATATGTAATCGCATTGCTCCTATTTGGGTCAAATGGAATTGTTGCAAGTTACATACTTTTGGACAGTTATGAAATCGTTTATTTAAGAACGTTGATCGGTAGTATATTTTTGATTTTTGTATTTTTACTCGCTAAGCAGAAAGTACATTTTTGGAAAAATAAATTGCACATTTTGTATTTGGTGATATCAGGGGTGGCGATGGGAGCAAGTTGGTTATTTTTATTTGAAGCATACGCCGAAATTGGTGTAAGTATCGCTACTCTGGCCTATTATTGCGGGCCTGTAATCGTCATGATTCTCTCACCAATTCTATTTAGAGAAAAAATGACAAGTGCTAAATTACTTGGATTTGTTTCGGTAATTATTGGGATGCTCTGTGTAAACTGGAACGCTTTTACTCAAGGGGAAATCTCTTGGGGTTTGATTTACGGTATGTTGGCGGCATTGATGTATGTCGTAATGGTTATTTTTAACAAAAAGGCTATAAGCATAACAGGTGTTGAAAATGCCACTTGCCAGTTAGTTATTAGCTTTCTGACGGTTGCTATTTTTATGATCCTAAAGCAAGGAATTTCAGTTAGTATTCTGGAAGGAAATTTGATACCAATACTCATATTGGGAGTTATAAATACTGGCATTGGTTGTTATTTATATTTTTCCTCTATTGGTGGTCTGCCGGTACAGTCAGTCTCTATTCTAGGATATTTGGAACCTCTTTCGGCATTAATTTTTTCAGCTTGCATTTTAGGAGAAAAATTAGGTTTTGTGCAAATAACTGGGGCTGTGTTGATCTTAGGAGGTGCAGCATTTGGGGAATTGTTTCGGTCGAAAAATATAATGAAGGAAAACATTGGTGAAAATTGA
- a CDS encoding LysR family transcriptional regulator: MNIQKYMAFVKAVEYGSFTRAADALNYTQSGVSRMIHDLEVDWGISLFERGRAGISLTSDGLKLLPHLKRICNEHDNLMMQVQDLHDMQSGMIRIGTFSSVATHWLPNIIKFFKKDYPNIDFELLLGDYTEIENWIIEGRVDFGFLRLPTNGEFETIFMEQDRLMVVLPLDHPLANCKKFPIAELLNSPFMLLEKGAKTEISEIFDKHQISPLVHFTTWDDYAIMSMVENGLGISILPELILNRIPYQITAKELEVPAFRNIGIAMREQKSLSLAAKRFLDYVSFRKNA, encoded by the coding sequence TTGAACATCCAGAAATATATGGCGTTTGTCAAAGCCGTAGAATATGGAAGCTTTACTAGAGCAGCTGATGCATTAAACTATACTCAGTCAGGAGTCAGCCGTATGATTCATGATTTAGAAGTAGATTGGGGGATTTCTCTTTTCGAAAGAGGACGTGCTGGCATCAGTTTAACCTCTGATGGCTTAAAATTATTGCCCCACTTAAAGCGGATCTGTAATGAGCATGATAATTTAATGATGCAGGTACAGGACTTACACGATATGCAATCTGGAATGATTCGTATTGGAACATTTTCAAGCGTGGCAACTCATTGGCTTCCTAATATAATTAAATTCTTTAAGAAGGATTATCCTAATATCGATTTTGAATTGCTGTTAGGTGATTATACAGAGATTGAAAATTGGATTATCGAAGGACGTGTTGACTTTGGATTTTTGCGGCTTCCAACTAATGGAGAATTTGAAACAATCTTTATGGAGCAAGACCGTTTGATGGTAGTACTACCTCTAGATCATCCACTTGCAAATTGCAAGAAGTTTCCAATTGCCGAATTATTGAACAGTCCTTTCATGCTTTTAGAAAAAGGGGCCAAAACAGAAATATCTGAAATTTTTGACAAGCACCAGATTTCACCCTTAGTACATTTTACAACATGGGATGACTATGCCATTATGTCTATGGTGGAAAATGGGCTAGGAATCAGTATTTTGCCTGAATTGATTTTAAACCGTATTCCTTACCAAATTACAGCGAAAGAGCTTGAAGTTCCTGCTTTTCGAAATATTGGTATAGCTATGCGTGAACAAAAATCACTATCACTTGCTGCCAAAAGGTTTTTAGACTATGTATCCTTTAGAAAGAATGCATGA